A window from Opitutia bacterium ISCC 52 encodes these proteins:
- a CDS encoding aldo/keto reductase: MDITPNKTPHSRRSFLKGAVISAGVLAAAGPAASANTETAKIARKQHPIEWRNKQADMAYRQLGSTGLMISEVIQGGSGPMLPETYHRFNYAIERGLNYFDTSSRYSGGKSEEVLGMLLSQPGVRDKVFVSTKVASYTATTNTICNEIFKGLPGEKQSALKKKALDMLNERGVRKPGYFYPYFGGHYESVERDYLGLVIKQEYGYKRAWKQRIKKDMFETLETSLRRLKTDHVDICHCPHGIRLPEELEDEIIDEFFETVKRQGKIRFTSYSCHTDAPRILEKAVVQRSRDLAMSTYNIANQGSMEGPIERAHKNGMGFIAMKVAAAVQTRFEPLKPIPEWRIKKLETTVPGNYSLPARAYLWALQNPHISAVISEMYDQDMMIDNFAIVGKKVELKPA; this comes from the coding sequence ATGGATATTACCCCTAACAAAACTCCACATTCTAGGAGATCTTTTCTGAAAGGAGCCGTAATCTCAGCCGGGGTACTCGCCGCCGCTGGACCCGCTGCATCAGCAAATACCGAAACCGCCAAGATAGCTCGCAAGCAACATCCCATCGAGTGGAGAAACAAACAAGCAGACATGGCCTATCGTCAGTTGGGTTCGACGGGCTTGATGATTTCTGAAGTGATCCAAGGAGGCAGCGGCCCGATGTTGCCCGAAACGTATCATCGCTTTAATTACGCGATCGAACGGGGACTCAATTATTTTGACACCAGCTCCCGTTACAGTGGCGGAAAGAGCGAGGAAGTCTTGGGCATGCTCCTCAGCCAGCCGGGCGTGAGAGACAAAGTATTCGTCTCCACCAAAGTAGCCAGTTACACCGCTACAACGAATACCATCTGCAATGAAATCTTCAAAGGACTGCCCGGAGAAAAGCAAAGCGCCCTAAAAAAGAAAGCTCTGGATATGCTGAATGAGCGAGGGGTTCGAAAGCCAGGGTATTTCTATCCCTACTTCGGTGGGCACTACGAAAGTGTGGAGCGCGATTACTTAGGATTGGTCATTAAACAGGAATACGGCTATAAACGAGCGTGGAAGCAGCGGATAAAGAAGGACATGTTCGAAACGCTGGAAACGAGCCTTCGAAGATTAAAAACCGACCACGTTGATATCTGCCACTGCCCACACGGAATTCGACTCCCCGAAGAACTGGAGGATGAAATAATCGACGAGTTTTTTGAAACCGTAAAACGTCAAGGGAAGATACGTTTCACCAGCTATTCCTGCCACACCGATGCGCCTCGAATCTTGGAAAAGGCAGTCGTTCAACGTTCTCGTGACCTCGCTATGTCGACCTATAACATTGCAAACCAGGGCAGCATGGAAGGACCGATCGAACGGGCGCACAAGAATGGTATGGGCTTTATCGCCATGAAGGTCGCAGCAGCAGTTCAAACCCGTTTTGAGCCACTGAAACCCATCCCCGAATGGCGTATCAAAAAACTGGAGACAACCGTTCCCGGCAATTACTCCCTTCCCGCCAGAGCCTATTTATGGGCTCTTCAGAATCCTCACATCTCCGCCGTCATCTCAGAGATGTATGACCAAGACATGATGATCGACAACTTTGCCATTGTGGGGAAGAAAGTTGAACTCAAACCAGCCTAA
- a CDS encoding DUF3500 domain-containing protein, which produces MKITLSFALTVLGIISTGSFHLQAQRGSEVQQLRRAAERSRQQEATLEDNPFVGITEDGSVQKGLFKIEFTGVSAASIQQAAEAFIATLSDSQKKDTLHPVDSPEWRQWMNQHFYDRWGISFEEMTEAQKEAGFDLLRASLSPRGFELARNIMKLNHTLGEMQGNQFMLGEWAYHITIMGTPSQTEPWGWQIDGHHLIINFFILGDQVVATPTFVGSEPMIAEDGKFKGIAIMQDEQNKALAFAQSLTPKQQSKAIIRHSKPGNDNKTEAFKDNVVMPYQGIPVKELNKKQTQALLEVIGLYAGYMKDGHARVRMSEIKDHWDDTYFAWKGPTDENAVFYYRIHSPVALIEFDHQNPVGLRRQFPERKPIRQHVHAVIRTPNGNDYGKDLLRQHREKHHSH; this is translated from the coding sequence ATGAAAATCACCTTATCCTTCGCACTCACAGTTTTAGGCATCATTTCAACTGGGAGTTTCCATCTTCAGGCACAACGGGGCTCCGAAGTACAGCAATTGAGACGAGCGGCGGAACGATCACGCCAACAAGAAGCTACCCTCGAAGACAATCCCTTTGTAGGAATAACAGAAGATGGTTCCGTCCAAAAGGGACTCTTTAAAATTGAATTCACGGGTGTTTCAGCCGCCTCCATCCAGCAAGCGGCCGAGGCCTTTATTGCGACTCTAAGCGACAGCCAAAAAAAGGACACCTTGCATCCGGTGGATAGCCCAGAATGGCGACAGTGGATGAACCAGCACTTTTATGACCGTTGGGGGATCAGCTTTGAAGAAATGACCGAGGCGCAAAAGGAAGCTGGCTTTGATTTACTCCGAGCATCACTCAGTCCCCGCGGTTTTGAACTCGCCAGAAACATTATGAAGCTCAATCACACGCTGGGCGAAATGCAGGGCAACCAATTCATGCTCGGAGAATGGGCTTACCACATAACAATCATGGGCACCCCTTCTCAGACAGAACCCTGGGGCTGGCAGATCGATGGACATCATCTGATCATTAATTTCTTCATCCTTGGAGACCAAGTAGTCGCCACTCCAACTTTTGTAGGTTCCGAACCCATGATCGCTGAGGACGGGAAATTCAAGGGAATCGCCATTATGCAGGACGAGCAAAACAAAGCTCTCGCATTTGCCCAAAGCCTGACTCCAAAGCAACAATCGAAGGCGATTATTCGACATAGCAAACCAGGCAACGATAATAAAACGGAGGCATTCAAAGATAATGTCGTCATGCCTTATCAAGGCATACCGGTTAAGGAGTTAAACAAGAAACAAACCCAAGCGCTGCTCGAAGTAATCGGCCTCTATGCTGGCTACATGAAAGACGGCCATGCAAGAGTCCGCATGAGCGAAATTAAAGATCATTGGGACGACACCTATTTTGCATGGAAAGGCCCCACCGATGAAAATGCGGTATTTTATTACCGGATACACAGCCCGGTTGCATTAATTGAATTTGACCATCAGAATCCAGTCGGTCTAAGACGACAGTTCCCTGAGCGGAAGCCCATTCGCCAACACGTGCATGCCGTTATCCGAACCCCCAACGGAAACGATTATGGCAAGGACCTACTCAGGCAGCATCGCGAAAAGCACCACAGCCATTAA
- a CDS encoding MEKHLA domain-containing protein, which yields MKFPSSTNNFQKEHVQLLCSSYQHWTGKPLLPGNHPETETAQLIFEAPFPVLSHDTASNPILNYANQAGLELFEMTWDEWTSMPSTDTAEAMLREERAALMKRVTENGYIDDYSGTRISKTGKRFFIEQATVWNLIDESGDYRGQAATCSDWVRVK from the coding sequence ATGAAATTCCCTTCATCGACCAACAACTTTCAAAAAGAACACGTGCAATTGCTCTGCTCCAGTTATCAACATTGGACAGGAAAGCCTCTGCTACCCGGAAACCACCCGGAGACTGAAACCGCGCAATTGATATTCGAAGCTCCATTCCCAGTGCTTTCCCATGATACGGCCTCGAACCCCATCCTCAATTATGCTAATCAGGCTGGGCTAGAGCTCTTTGAGATGACTTGGGATGAGTGGACATCCATGCCGTCGACCGATACGGCAGAAGCCATGCTTCGTGAGGAACGAGCGGCCCTGATGAAGCGTGTCACTGAAAACGGATATATCGACGACTATTCAGGCACGCGTATATCCAAAACGGGAAAACGCTTTTTTATAGAACAAGCCACCGTGTGGAACTTAATCGATGAAAGCGGAGATTATCGAGGTCAAGCCGCCACCTGCTCCGATTGGGTACGAGTCAAATGA